One stretch of Shewanella sp. Arc9-LZ DNA includes these proteins:
- a CDS encoding cell division protein FtsQ/DivIB — translation MSWSDKGRQLKHKLARVNWYFCTGVVFLCSVLGTVVWGCVQLHELLNDADALPIEAVAIKGERIYTTDDEIKNALQSLMQSSFFSADVVDVQKALEALPWVYHASVRREWPAKFKVTLQEQQAVAHWNEVSWLNINGEVFDAFAHSEHDALPKLSGPEGTEIEVLTSYQQLDDLLTINEFKLVSLRLSPRHAWHAVLANGIEIELGREDKMSRIQRFINVYPTLKQSEKPIATVDLRYDTGFAVGWDDSKKRVDNK, via the coding sequence GTGTCGTGGAGCGATAAAGGGCGGCAACTAAAACATAAATTAGCTCGTGTTAATTGGTATTTTTGCACTGGTGTAGTGTTTTTATGCAGTGTGCTTGGCACCGTTGTTTGGGGTTGTGTGCAACTACACGAGTTGTTAAACGATGCTGATGCATTGCCTATTGAAGCGGTTGCTATTAAAGGTGAGCGAATTTATACCACCGATGACGAAATTAAAAATGCATTACAGTCATTAATGCAAAGTAGTTTTTTTAGCGCAGATGTGGTGGATGTACAAAAAGCATTAGAAGCATTGCCGTGGGTTTATCATGCATCAGTAAGACGAGAATGGCCGGCAAAGTTTAAGGTTACCTTACAAGAACAACAAGCTGTAGCGCATTGGAACGAAGTGTCTTGGCTTAATATTAACGGTGAGGTTTTTGATGCGTTTGCGCATTCAGAACATGATGCCTTACCCAAGTTATCTGGCCCTGAAGGGACTGAAATAGAAGTATTGACCAGCTACCAGCAGTTAGATGATTTATTGACAATAAACGAGTTTAAGTTGGTCAGTTTACGCTTAAGTCCTCGCCATGCGTGGCATGCTGTACTGGCTAACGGAATTGAAATAGAGCTTGGGCGAGAAGATAAAATGTCACGGATACAACGCTTTATTAATGTGTATCCAACTTTGAAGCAAAGTGAAAAACCAATTGCGACCGTTGATTTACGTTACGATACCGGGTTCGCCGTAGGTTGGGATGATTCAAAAAAGAGAGTCGACAATAAATGA
- the murC gene encoding UDP-N-acetylmuramate--L-alanine ligase, with protein MTKTERYAQLRSMIPEMRRIKRIHFVGIGGAGMGGIAEVLVNEGYQISGSDIAINSVTERLASLGAKIIIGHQAQSVEQVDVVVVSTAINPQNPEIIAAKELRIPIVRRAEMLAELMRYRHGVAIAGTHGKTTTTSLIASVYGQAGRDPTFVIGGLLNSAGTNARLGTSRYLIAEADESDASFLHLQPMVSVITNIEADHMDTYGGDFEKLKTTFIDFLHNLPFYGVAVMCIDDEVIREIMPRIGRQVVTYGFSEEADVQAINFAQNGHQSSFTVKRHGKDNVDIVLNLPGEHNVLNALAAIAVASEDDIDDSAIVQALAEFEGIGRRFQHLGEFETPNGSVMLVDDYGHHPSEVLATIKAARAGWPDKRLVMAYQPHRYSRTRDLYEDFVDVLSQVDCLLLLDVYAAGEAPIPGADGRALCRSIRLRGQIDPIFVASPDQLAAVLPDVLQHGDLFMTQGAGNIGALSKELAQNNLGCKVLVEEQ; from the coding sequence ATGACTAAGACAGAAAGATACGCACAGCTTCGTAGCATGATCCCTGAAATGAGACGGATTAAGCGCATTCATTTTGTTGGCATCGGTGGTGCCGGCATGGGTGGTATTGCGGAAGTGCTTGTGAACGAAGGTTATCAAATAAGCGGCTCAGATATCGCTATCAATAGCGTAACTGAGCGTTTGGCGAGTCTTGGCGCAAAAATCATTATTGGCCATCAGGCCCAAAGCGTTGAACAGGTTGATGTTGTTGTTGTTTCGACTGCCATTAACCCGCAAAATCCTGAGATTATTGCCGCTAAAGAATTACGTATTCCGATTGTACGCCGTGCAGAAATGCTGGCTGAGTTAATGCGCTATCGTCATGGTGTTGCGATTGCCGGCACTCATGGTAAAACCACCACGACGAGCTTAATTGCCAGTGTCTATGGTCAAGCTGGCCGTGATCCAACATTTGTGATTGGTGGTTTACTTAATAGCGCAGGTACCAATGCACGCCTAGGCACCAGTCGTTACCTTATTGCTGAAGCAGATGAAAGCGATGCAAGCTTTTTGCATTTGCAACCAATGGTCAGTGTGATCACCAATATCGAAGCCGATCACATGGATACATATGGTGGCGACTTTGAGAAACTGAAAACCACTTTTATCGATTTTTTACATAATCTGCCGTTTTATGGCGTCGCAGTAATGTGTATTGATGATGAAGTGATCCGCGAAATTATGCCACGTATTGGCCGCCAAGTTGTGACCTATGGTTTCAGTGAAGAGGCTGATGTCCAGGCGATTAATTTTGCACAAAATGGTCACCAGTCAAGCTTTACGGTTAAGCGTCATGGCAAAGATAATGTTGATATTGTACTTAATTTGCCAGGTGAACATAACGTTCTTAACGCTTTAGCCGCGATTGCTGTCGCCAGTGAAGATGACATCGATGATAGTGCGATTGTACAAGCACTTGCAGAGTTTGAAGGTATAGGTCGTCGTTTTCAGCATTTAGGTGAATTTGAAACACCTAATGGCAGTGTCATGCTCGTGGACGACTACGGCCATCATCCAAGTGAAGTATTAGCAACGATTAAAGCAGCGCGAGCAGGTTGGCCAGACAAACGTTTAGTGATGGCATATCAACCGCATCGTTACAGCCGTACGCGCGACTTATATGAAGACTTTGTCGATGTATTGTCGCAGGTAGATTGTTTATTATTATTAGATGTTTATGCAGCGGGTGAAGCTCCTATCCCGGGTGCCGATGGGCGGGCTTTATGCCGTTCAATTAGATTACGAGGTCAAATAGACCCTATTTTTGTCGCCAGTCCAGATCAACTAGCGGCAGTTTTACCTGATGTGTTGCAACATGGGGATTTATTTATGACCCAGGGTGCGGGTAATATTGGTGCTTTATCGAAAGAATTAGCTCAGAATAATTTGGGTTGTAAAGTGCTTGTAGAAGAGCAATAA
- the murG gene encoding undecaprenyldiphospho-muramoylpentapeptide beta-N-acetylglucosaminyltransferase, producing MNSNISRSPKILIMAGGTGGHVFPALAVAKYLAEKGWQIRWLGTADRMEARLVPQHGFDIEFIDIKGVRGNGLMRKLAAPFKIIRSIIQAKAVIDDFQPDVILGMGGFASGPGGVAGKLSGIPVVLHEQNAIPGLTNKLLSKIAKKVLCAFPNTFTSSVANVEVVGNPIRQELIELGAQIKTPQADALRVLVVGGSLGAKVLNDVMPAVVAHLSKYHSLTVWHQVGKNNQTTVKSSYQQLGQSDSVNVAEFIDDMEAAYRWADVVVCRSGALTVSELAAVGLPSILVPYPHAVDDHQTVNASVLVDAGAGFLLPQTILNADNLAEKLQLFAENRQELAQMGHKARGVAVLDATQRVADICASFASKG from the coding sequence ATGAACAGTAATATTAGTCGTTCTCCTAAGATATTAATTATGGCTGGCGGTACGGGTGGCCATGTTTTTCCTGCACTTGCGGTGGCGAAGTATTTAGCGGAGAAAGGTTGGCAAATACGTTGGTTAGGTACTGCCGACCGAATGGAAGCGCGTTTAGTGCCTCAACACGGATTTGATATTGAATTTATCGATATTAAAGGTGTGCGTGGTAATGGGCTTATGCGTAAGTTAGCGGCACCATTTAAAATTATCCGTTCAATTATTCAAGCCAAAGCGGTAATTGATGATTTTCAACCCGATGTGATTCTAGGCATGGGCGGTTTTGCCAGCGGCCCGGGCGGAGTGGCCGGAAAATTGTCAGGTATTCCTGTCGTGTTGCATGAGCAAAATGCGATTCCAGGATTAACCAATAAGTTGTTATCTAAGATTGCCAAAAAAGTGTTGTGTGCATTCCCCAATACCTTTACCAGTAGCGTCGCTAATGTTGAGGTTGTGGGTAATCCCATCCGCCAAGAGCTGATTGAGTTAGGCGCACAAATTAAAACACCGCAAGCCGATGCGTTAAGAGTATTGGTGGTAGGTGGCAGTTTAGGTGCCAAAGTATTGAATGATGTCATGCCTGCTGTGGTGGCTCATCTGAGTAAATATCATTCTCTGACAGTTTGGCACCAAGTGGGCAAAAATAACCAAACAACAGTAAAGTCGAGTTATCAACAACTTGGCCAATCAGACAGTGTCAATGTTGCAGAATTTATTGATGATATGGAAGCCGCTTATCGTTGGGCCGATGTAGTGGTTTGCCGCTCCGGTGCCCTTACAGTGTCCGAACTGGCAGCCGTGGGTTTACCGAGTATTTTAGTGCCGTATCCTCATGCAGTGGATGATCATCAAACTGTAAATGCATCAGTACTTGTTGATGCTGGCGCAGGATTTTTATTACCACAAACCATTTTAAATGCAGATAACCTTGCTGAAAAATTGCAGTTATTTGCTGAAAATAGACAAGAACTAGCCCAAATGGGTCATAAGGCAAGAGGCGTAGCGGTATTAGATGCGACTCAACGAGTAGCAGATATTTGTGCCTCATTTGCGAGTAAGGGTTGA
- the ftsW gene encoding cell division protein FtsW: MANNEQQLSLFKRGLNWTLPSLLSDDHTPGMPLYDRSFLVAIVGLMCFGFVMVMSASMPEATKLTGDPFYFMYRHVLYLVGCVVIAFVVLKFEVSYWEKNSGMLMLAVLVLLIAVLFIGTSVNGARRWLSIGPIRIQVAEMAKFVFIVYMAGYLVRRHGELRENRKGFYKPIGVYGLFAVLILLQPDLGTVVVLFVCTVSLLFLAGARITDFMVLILLGVATFVLLVLFEPYRMRRVTSFMDPWEDPFGSGYQLTQSLMAYGRGDWFGQGLGNSIQKLAYLPEAHTDFIFAVIGEELGFTGIMVVLCTLFFIAIRAIRLGNLCLKMQRPFESYVAYGVGIWICFQTVVNVGASIGMLPTKGLTLPFISYGGSSLWIMTAAVMLLVRIDHERRVSLVQAVQGRTS, translated from the coding sequence ATGGCGAATAACGAGCAGCAACTTAGCTTGTTTAAACGGGGCCTTAATTGGACTTTGCCCTCGTTATTATCAGATGACCATACACCGGGTATGCCGTTATACGACCGTAGCTTTCTAGTCGCGATTGTCGGCTTAATGTGTTTTGGTTTTGTTATGGTGATGTCTGCTTCAATGCCTGAAGCGACCAAACTGACTGGCGACCCGTTTTATTTTATGTATCGCCATGTGCTTTACCTTGTTGGCTGCGTAGTGATTGCTTTCGTGGTACTGAAGTTTGAAGTCAGCTATTGGGAAAAAAACAGCGGCATGCTGATGCTAGCGGTGTTGGTATTATTGATAGCAGTACTGTTTATCGGTACTTCGGTTAACGGTGCTCGTCGTTGGTTGTCTATCGGTCCTATTAGGATCCAAGTCGCCGAAATGGCCAAGTTTGTATTTATTGTATACATGGCAGGTTACCTAGTACGTCGTCATGGTGAATTACGCGAAAACCGTAAAGGCTTCTATAAACCGATTGGGGTTTACGGTTTGTTCGCAGTATTGATTTTGTTACAGCCTGACCTAGGCACCGTGGTGGTGTTGTTTGTGTGTACGGTAAGCTTGTTGTTTCTGGCTGGCGCGCGCATTACAGACTTTATGGTGTTGATATTACTTGGCGTAGCGACCTTCGTATTACTGGTGCTATTCGAACCCTACCGTATGCGACGTGTGACCTCGTTTATGGATCCGTGGGAAGACCCATTTGGCAGTGGTTATCAGTTGACGCAGTCCTTAATGGCTTATGGCCGAGGCGATTGGTTTGGTCAGGGTTTAGGTAACAGTATTCAGAAGCTGGCTTATTTACCTGAGGCACACACTGATTTTATCTTTGCTGTTATCGGTGAGGAGCTGGGGTTTACCGGTATTATGGTGGTGTTATGCACATTATTTTTTATTGCTATACGTGCGATTAGATTGGGTAATTTATGTTTAAAAATGCAGCGCCCTTTTGAAAGTTATGTCGCCTATGGTGTCGGTATTTGGATTTGTTTTCAGACCGTAGTTAACGTAGGGGCCAGTATTGGTATGTTACCAACCAAAGGGTTAACCCTACCGTTTATTAGCTATGGTGGCAGTAGTTTGTGGATTATGACCGCTGCGGTGATGTTGCTTGTTAGGATAGATCATGAACGTCGAGTTAGTTTGGTGCAAGCCGTACAAGGGAGAACCAGTTAA
- the murD gene encoding UDP-N-acetylmuramoyl-L-alanine--D-glutamate ligase — MQTQYTHIVLGLGATGLSVVRFLVSKGIKPLVMDSRRHPPGADTLAQEFADIELLAGGFDCRYLVQSSQIIISPGVPIDTPEVRAALDMGIEVIGDVELFAREIADKKPCVVGITGSNGKSTVTTLVYEMLLAAGKSVAIGGNIGTPALDLLPQNADFYVLELSSFQLETTHSLNCIAATCLNVSEDHMDRYSDLNTYREAKLRLYPQSRFVMYNRDDELTYPLEPMNQNNFGLDVPEGDAWGLSDGKIFHGDSEIINLIDVTLIGSHNHANLLAAMALADACGVGKEAMIEVAKTFVGLSHRCELIAVKQGVSYINDSKATNVGATVAALEGLNSHLGDLYLIAGGDGKGSDFSPLIEPLSNITQLITLGRDGRKIAKLKPGTIEVTTMAEAVAKAAELTSSGDIVLLSPACASLDMYKNFMARGDDFRQCVESLADGE; from the coding sequence ATGCAAACTCAATATACGCACATTGTTTTAGGCTTAGGGGCAACAGGGCTCTCGGTCGTGCGTTTTTTAGTGTCTAAAGGCATTAAACCTTTAGTGATGGACAGTCGTCGTCATCCGCCGGGTGCAGATACGTTGGCACAAGAGTTTGCCGATATTGAATTATTGGCTGGCGGGTTTGATTGTCGTTATTTAGTTCAGTCTAGCCAAATTATCATCAGCCCTGGTGTGCCAATCGATACGCCTGAAGTGCGTGCAGCATTGGACATGGGAATTGAAGTGATTGGTGATGTCGAGTTATTTGCTCGAGAAATAGCAGACAAAAAACCTTGCGTTGTCGGTATCACTGGATCAAATGGTAAATCTACGGTGACGACATTAGTGTACGAAATGCTGTTAGCTGCCGGAAAATCGGTGGCGATTGGCGGTAATATTGGTACACCAGCGCTGGATTTATTACCTCAGAATGCAGACTTTTACGTACTTGAACTATCGAGTTTTCAACTTGAAACAACTCATTCATTAAATTGTATTGCGGCAACGTGTCTCAATGTTAGCGAAGATCATATGGATCGCTATAGTGACTTAAATACTTACCGCGAAGCAAAATTACGCTTATACCCACAAAGTCGCTTTGTGATGTACAACCGTGATGACGAGTTAACTTATCCGTTAGAGCCAATGAATCAAAATAATTTTGGTTTGGATGTGCCAGAAGGCGATGCATGGGGATTAAGTGATGGCAAGATTTTCCATGGTGACAGTGAAATTATTAATTTAATTGATGTGACCTTAATTGGTAGCCATAACCATGCAAACTTATTAGCTGCAATGGCATTAGCCGATGCTTGTGGTGTCGGTAAAGAGGCCATGATAGAAGTGGCTAAAACCTTTGTTGGTTTAAGCCATCGTTGCGAACTGATTGCCGTTAAGCAAGGTGTGTCGTATATCAATGACTCTAAAGCGACCAATGTTGGCGCGACAGTTGCCGCGCTAGAGGGACTTAATTCACACTTAGGTGATTTGTATTTGATCGCCGGTGGAGATGGTAAAGGCAGTGATTTTAGTCCGCTTATAGAACCGTTGAGCAATATTACCCAGCTTATTACCTTGGGGCGAGATGGACGCAAAATTGCCAAATTAAAACCAGGCACTATTGAAGTGACAACGATGGCAGAGGCCGTCGCCAAAGCCGCTGAATTAACATCGTCTGGTGACATAGTATTATTGTCGCCAGCATGTGCCAGTTTAGATATGTATAAGAACTTTATGGCTCGCGGTGATGATTTTAGACAGTGTGTGGAGTCGTTAGCCGATGGCGAATAA
- the mraY gene encoding phospho-N-acetylmuramoyl-pentapeptide-transferase, which produces MLVYLAEYLTQFYSGFNVFSYVTFRAILGLLTALVFSLWWGPILIKHLQTLQIGQVVRDDGPESHFSKRGTPTMGGILILAGIFISVLLWGDLSNRYVLVTLFVLASFGVIGFIDDYRKVVKKDSKGLIARWKYALQSIAALVVAVYLYSSSTMVGETQLVVPFFKDIMPQLGFMFILLAYFTIVGASNAVNLTDGLDGLAIMPTVMVAAAFALIAYLSGHAQFASYLHLPHLPLAGELVIVCTAMVGAGLGFLWFNTYPAQVFMGDVGSLALGAALGVIAILVRQEILLVIMGGVFVMETVSVILQVGSYKLRGQRIFRMAPIHHHYELKGWPEPRVIVRFWIISLFLVLLGLATLKLR; this is translated from the coding sequence ATGCTGGTTTATCTAGCCGAGTATTTAACCCAATTTTATAGCGGGTTTAACGTTTTTTCATATGTAACGTTCCGGGCTATTTTAGGCTTGTTAACTGCATTGGTGTTTAGTTTGTGGTGGGGGCCGATTTTAATTAAGCACCTGCAAACGCTGCAAATTGGTCAAGTCGTTCGTGATGACGGTCCAGAATCGCATTTCAGTAAGCGTGGAACACCGACAATGGGCGGAATTCTTATCCTTGCGGGCATTTTTATCAGTGTGCTGCTGTGGGGCGACTTATCTAATCGTTATGTATTAGTCACTTTATTTGTACTAGCCAGTTTTGGTGTCATTGGTTTTATTGATGATTACCGTAAAGTGGTTAAGAAAGATTCTAAAGGCCTAATTGCACGTTGGAAATACGCGCTGCAGTCAATTGCCGCTTTAGTGGTTGCAGTGTATTTGTATAGCTCATCAACCATGGTTGGCGAAACACAATTAGTTGTGCCGTTTTTTAAAGATATTATGCCGCAACTGGGCTTTATGTTTATTTTATTAGCTTACTTCACCATCGTGGGTGCCAGTAACGCAGTGAACTTAACCGACGGCTTAGATGGTTTGGCGATTATGCCAACCGTAATGGTTGCGGCTGCGTTTGCATTAATCGCTTACTTATCTGGTCATGCACAATTTGCCAGTTATTTGCACCTACCTCATTTACCGTTAGCCGGTGAATTGGTGATTGTGTGTACGGCTATGGTCGGTGCAGGTTTAGGTTTTTTATGGTTCAACACCTACCCAGCACAAGTGTTTATGGGCGATGTAGGCTCATTAGCGTTGGGTGCTGCATTAGGTGTGATTGCTATTTTGGTTCGCCAAGAGATTTTATTAGTGATCATGGGTGGCGTGTTTGTGATGGAAACGGTATCGGTGATATTGCAGGTGGGTTCGTATAAGTTACGTGGTCAACGAATTTTCCGTATGGCACCTATTCATCATCACTATGAGTTAAAAGGGTGGCCAGAGCCGCGTGTAATCGTGCGTTTTTGGATTATCTCGTTGTTTTTAGTGTTACTGGGTCTCGCGACTCTAAAATTACGCTAA
- the murF gene encoding UDP-N-acetylmuramoyl-tripeptide--D-alanyl-D-alanine ligase has translation MISVTMSVLAQHLNGTLHGQDGVITSVSTDTRNIPAQCLFIALKGERFDGHDFVDTAIKNGAVALLVDHLLVDHPFAADIVQIVVADTQKAMGKMGAFVRQTVAPICVALTGSNGKTSVKEMLATILSQHHQVLFTAGNFNNEIGVPLTLLRLSKGDEYGVFELGANHRGEIDYTSSLVLPQVALVNNVGNAHLEGFGSLEGVAQAKSEIFNHLAPDGTAIINADDKFADFMLQQSQGHKHLRFSREMNVDADVTATDIVADANGCYRFTLTFDGQQEVVQLPLAGLHQVSNALAAASMCIALDISLYDIAQGFALLKPVKGRMQPHELGRVLLIDDSYNANPTSVSAAINWLQQRDGYRFLVLGDLGELGDNAAPLHASIGLQVKNAAIESLFCCGQLSANTSEAFGSEHFCAQEPLIVALQKQLISTKGNITVLVKGSRSAAMERVVDSLLDAFGRGELV, from the coding sequence ATGATTAGTGTCACTATGTCGGTATTAGCCCAGCATCTTAATGGCACCCTACACGGCCAAGACGGAGTGATTACGAGTGTCAGTACTGACACTCGCAACATTCCAGCTCAATGTTTATTTATCGCGTTAAAAGGCGAGCGTTTTGATGGGCATGACTTTGTTGATACTGCGATTAAAAATGGTGCAGTAGCACTGTTGGTCGATCATCTATTAGTCGACCATCCTTTTGCCGCCGATATTGTGCAAATTGTAGTGGCCGATACCCAAAAGGCTATGGGCAAGATGGGAGCGTTTGTGCGCCAAACCGTGGCGCCTATTTGCGTCGCGTTAACGGGGTCAAACGGCAAAACCAGCGTTAAAGAAATGCTGGCCACTATTTTATCTCAACATCACCAAGTGTTATTTACTGCCGGCAATTTTAACAACGAAATTGGTGTGCCGTTAACTTTGCTACGGTTAAGTAAAGGTGATGAATATGGGGTATTTGAACTTGGCGCAAATCATCGTGGTGAGATCGATTACACCTCGTCGTTAGTGCTGCCTCAAGTCGCGTTAGTGAATAATGTCGGCAATGCTCATCTTGAAGGATTTGGTTCGCTGGAAGGTGTTGCTCAGGCTAAATCTGAAATTTTTAATCATCTTGCTCCAGATGGCACGGCGATTATTAATGCTGACGACAAGTTTGCAGACTTTATGCTGCAACAGTCGCAAGGGCACAAACACCTGCGTTTTAGCCGTGAAATGAATGTCGATGCCGATGTTACCGCAACAGACATAGTGGCAGATGCCAATGGTTGTTATCGGTTTACATTAACCTTTGATGGACAGCAAGAAGTGGTGCAATTGCCATTGGCGGGTCTGCATCAAGTGAGTAATGCTCTGGCTGCAGCATCTATGTGTATTGCTTTAGATATATCGCTTTACGACATCGCACAAGGCTTTGCTTTGCTTAAACCGGTAAAGGGTCGTATGCAGCCCCATGAGCTTGGTCGAGTGTTATTAATTGATGATAGCTATAACGCTAATCCAACGTCAGTAAGTGCGGCGATTAATTGGTTGCAGCAACGTGATGGATATCGTTTTTTAGTGCTGGGAGATTTAGGCGAATTAGGCGACAATGCTGCCCCTTTGCACGCCAGCATTGGATTACAGGTTAAAAATGCAGCCATAGAGTCGCTATTTTGTTGCGGCCAGTTGTCGGCAAATACCAGTGAAGCATTTGGCAGTGAACACTTTTGTGCTCAAGAGCCATTAATCGTGGCATTGCAAAAACAGTTAATAAGTACCAAAGGTAATATCACCGTTTTAGTTAAAGGTTCCCGCAGCGCCGCTATGGAGCGAGTTGTGGACAGTTTATTAGATGCCTTTGGGCGTGGGGAGTTAGTGTAG
- the murE gene encoding UDP-N-acetylmuramoyl-L-alanyl-D-glutamate--2,6-diaminopimelate ligase produces MMLLNDLLAPWFHYSGRESINGLTLDSRDVERGGLFVALPGHKVDGRVFIPQAINAGATAILIHTDNPDEHGIVDRLQYTVPLVFFCQLGRQLSAVAAQFYLSNNQSLSLIGITGTNGKTSVSQIIAQIVHLFGHQAAVMGTLGNGLWGQLVDSGNTTADAITVMRQLSEFAAKGAELCAMEVSSHGLVQGRVEAAPFDIAVFTNLSRDHLDYHGDMDSYAAAKKRLFQFPSVKHGVINIDDAVGEKWLTQLANEKNKSFSIQGNSAADFYCDAIEYHDAGVTATLHFVEINSEKSASVLLNSPLLGAFNLSNLVAAIAVLYLQGKPMASILAVLPLLVPVAGRMERFSSTNSATLVVDYAHTPDAIEQALKALRLHCKGTLWCVFGCGGDRDKGKRPLMAQAAEQYADKVMITSDNARSEDPQTIIDDILQGISQPQNVLTQVDRIEAITHVVALANVDDIVLLAGKGHETYQEVAGQRIDYDERALAFKLSQEAS; encoded by the coding sequence ATAATGTTATTAAATGATTTATTAGCGCCGTGGTTCCATTACTCTGGCCGCGAATCCATTAATGGGTTAACACTAGACAGCCGTGACGTAGAACGTGGCGGTTTATTTGTGGCGTTACCTGGTCATAAAGTCGATGGTCGAGTATTCATTCCTCAAGCGATTAACGCTGGAGCAACGGCGATACTGATCCATACCGATAATCCAGATGAACATGGCATCGTCGATCGTCTTCAATATACTGTGCCATTAGTGTTTTTTTGCCAACTAGGCCGCCAATTGTCGGCCGTTGCTGCTCAGTTTTACTTATCCAATAACCAATCGTTATCTTTGATTGGAATAACCGGTACCAATGGCAAAACTTCTGTAAGCCAAATTATTGCTCAAATTGTCCATTTATTTGGCCATCAAGCCGCTGTGATGGGCACATTAGGTAATGGTTTGTGGGGCCAACTTGTGGATAGTGGCAATACGACTGCTGATGCCATAACGGTTATGCGCCAGCTTAGTGAGTTTGCTGCTAAAGGCGCTGAACTGTGTGCTATGGAAGTGTCTAGCCATGGTTTAGTACAAGGACGAGTAGAAGCGGCACCATTTGATATAGCAGTGTTTACTAATTTAAGCCGCGATCATCTAGATTATCACGGTGATATGGATTCTTACGCTGCGGCTAAAAAACGCTTATTTCAATTTCCTAGTGTAAAACATGGTGTGATTAATATTGATGATGCCGTGGGCGAGAAATGGTTGACCCAACTTGCGAATGAAAAGAATAAATCATTCAGCATTCAAGGTAATTCTGCTGCCGACTTTTACTGTGATGCCATTGAATATCATGATGCAGGTGTCACCGCGACATTGCATTTTGTCGAAATTAATAGTGAAAAGTCAGCAAGTGTGCTGCTTAACTCGCCACTATTAGGTGCATTTAACTTGTCTAACCTCGTGGCAGCAATAGCTGTGCTGTATTTACAGGGCAAGCCAATGGCATCTATTTTGGCGGTGCTGCCGTTGTTGGTTCCTGTTGCGGGTCGTATGGAGCGTTTTTCATCTACTAACAGCGCGACTTTGGTTGTTGACTATGCCCATACTCCAGATGCAATTGAGCAAGCGTTAAAAGCATTAAGATTGCACTGCAAAGGAACTCTGTGGTGTGTATTCGGCTGCGGTGGCGATCGTGACAAAGGCAAACGTCCTTTGATGGCACAAGCCGCTGAGCAATATGCAGATAAAGTGATGATCACAAGTGACAATGCCCGTAGTGAAGATCCACAAACCATTATTGACGATATTTTACAGGGTATTAGTCAGCCTCAAAACGTGCTTACTCAAGTAGACCGTATTGAAGCCATTACCCATGTTGTTGCATTGGCAAACGTTGACGATATTGTACTACTTGCTGGCAAGGGGCATGAAACCTATCAAGAAGTGGCAGGACAACGTATTGATTATGATGAACGCGCCTTAGCATTCAAGTTGTCTCAGGAGGCATCATGA